A region of the Rhodothermales bacterium genome:
ATGTCTGATTTGCGGTTATTTACAAACCTATTTACAGAGCTTGGTGTCGCCTATAAGTTTAGGTTAGTCAATAAGAAATTGACACATGAGCTTTGGTATCCAATGATTATGAAATACTGGAATGGGCTTGAGTTTTATATTTATGACAAAAGGAAAAAGGGTGTGTACATAGGTTACTATTTCGAAATGATGTCAAATGAGATATTGAATTATGTTAACAATAATAAGAAGCTGATGGCTGATAGATACTCTTCGAAGAAAGGATATTAATCTCCGTGTGTGGGTAACAACGGCATGTACGGGCGACCAAGGGCGAGGGCGTTGCCAACTCCGCTTCATGCGTAATGCTGGGGTCGTTAGGCCACACAATCGAAATGCCTCATCAAGCCGCCATCATCCTGGGAGCATCGGGTTCGGTAGGTAGCGCGCTGCTGGATGAAGTGGAGCGCTCCGCTCGGTTCAGCCCCGTGATCGTCGTCGTCCGCCGACCCCTTGGGCTTCCCGGTAACACGAAGGTCGAAGAGCTGATCGTCCCCGACATGGGTCCGGACACGATCATCGTGTCCGTGGTCGACGCGTTAAACCGGCTTCCGGTGGAAGCGGTTGGGTTCAGCGTTCTGGGCGTCGGAGCCGGCACCGCAAAGCTCTCGCTGGAGCAGCATCGGGCCATCGACGTCGACCTCAACGCCGCCTTTACCCGGGGACTGAAGGAGTCCGGCAAGGTCCGTCACCTTGCCTTCATGTCCGCGGTAGGGGCCGACATCAACGCGCGTATGACCGGCTCGGGCGCTGCCGGCATGAGCCGCTACGCCCGGGTCAAAGCAGAGGCGGAAGCGGCCGTGCAGAGGCGAGGACCCGATGTGGTGAGCATCTTTCGGCCGTCTACCATCCTGGGCTCCCAGCACACGCCTCGCCTGGTCTCCATGGCTGCGTCACTCCTTGCTCCGCTCACGCCGGCGCGGTTTCGGCCCATCCGAACAACCGAGATCGCCCAGGCTATGGTTGCGTGCGCGCTGAACACGCCTTCCGAGAGCGCGGTATACCACCACCCTGAGATGAAAGCGCTGGTTGTATAGCGACATTCACTTCACCCGCCACGGCGATGACCTCGCCGGCAGCGACACTGTCACTGCCCATGGGTTGCCGGCGCACATCGGCTCGCCAACGCCTGGCCTCGGCTATGAGGACGGCTCCTCGCGCGTATTGGATGTACAGCGGTAATCGGCCTCCTTGATTTCGTAGTGTGATGGAGGCCAGGTAAACCGGAAAGAGCACCGGGCGTTGTACCACAGCGACCCCATACGCACCTTTCAGACGCCATGACAGTATCCATCGATATTCCAGACGAAGCCGGCGTGGATGAGCACTTTTTGAAGGAAGCCCTCGCCGCCTCGCTCTACTACACGGGCAAGCTTTCGCAGAAGCAGGCCAGAAACGTGCTTGGCATGACACGTCGCGCCTTTGAGGAGATGTTGCCCCGTTATGGCTATTCCATCCTTGTGGATAGCCCGTCGAATCTTGACATCGAACGGGGCGCGTGAAAGAGGAGCGACGTATCCGTTTTGTCTCCGGGAAATAGAGAGGCCCGGCCTGAGTTCGACCGCGCTCCTCCCTAGCCGGAACTGGACTCGGAGCAGGATCATACACAGCCATGACAGCCATTTCGAATACCACTGGATCGGGAAACGCGATGGATAGGCACTATGTCGAACACTGCGACGGCGGATCTTGGGTTGCCGGCACGCGCGTGTCGCTCGATTCCGTGGTCCAGGCCTTTCTCGAAGGGCTGTCGCCTGAAACGATCGCACGATCAGAAAGTCCAACTGGCATGACATCAAACGAAGCCACGCGGTGAGATATGACCGACATGCTTTCAAAGGCCGTAGCTCGGGCCAGGCAACTTCCAGAAAAGCAGCAAGACGCCATCGCGGCGCTCATCCTGGAAGAAATTGAAGATGAAGCTCGTTGGGATGCGGCGTTCGCGCGATCACCTGATGTTCTCGAACGCCTTGCCGAGGAGGCCGAGGAGGAAGAACGCAACGGGTTAACGGAAGAATTCGACCCCGAAGCTTTGTGAGAAGTAGGACCACCACGCGATTCCGGAAGCAACTTGAAGCGTTGCCGGAGGAAGTACGGCGACAGGCAAAGGAGGCCTATCTGCAGTTTAAACGGGATCCATGGCACAGTAGCCTGCGCTTCAAGCAAGTGCATCCGAGTCTGACGATCTATTCGGTCCGGGTCACGAAGGGTTATCGCGCCGTAGGCAAACGAGACGAGCGGGGGATGCTCTGGTATTGGATCGGGTCACACGCGGACTATGACCAGTTGTTGAAACGGCCATAAGGTGCCTCGCCGGCGCATCAAAGTCGTATAGGCCAAATAGAATCTCCATCCAGTCAGAACCCGACCCATCGAACATCCTGCCCTTTTGAATCGCCGGCAGCTCCATTCAGCCCCCCTTCGAAATGCCTCATCAAGCCGCCATCATCCTCGGAGCCTCGGGTTCGGTAGGTAGCGCGCTGCTGGATGAAGTGGAGCGCTCCGCTCGGTTCAGCCCCGTGATCGTCGTCGTGCGCTACGATGATTACCGCGAGATGCCCGGCGGGAAGCACCTCCCGTACCGGATTGAGGGTGACTACGACGGGACATACCTGGTCATCCAACTTCAAGCTATCTCGCTTGCTGAGTTGCCAGAAAGCTTGTTCGGTGATCCTGGTCGGGACTAACAAAGTTGCCTGGGCCACATCACAAGTCACTCAAGCCGACAACCCGCTTCAGGGTTTCAGCGTTGCTCCCTCGCTGGCGTTTCCGTAGCTTCTAGAAACGCCGCTGCAGCGGGCTGCGGCTTAGTGCAACCGTTCTGCGTCTCAAACAACTTGGTAAATGGTCGAGACCGACGAACAACTTCCAGAGCATCAGGACGAGACATCCGCTGAGCGGTCGAGTCTGATCCTTGGGAGACTGGCGAAGGCCGTCCGAGAGCAGAACTGGTTCTCCGTCGGTCTGGAACTCGTGATCGTGGTGCTCGGCGTGGTAATTGGCTTTCAGGTGACGGCGTGGGGACAAGCCCGGAGCGACCAGGCCAGGGGGCGGGGTTACCTCGAACGGATCCGTGAGGACCTCCGCGCCGACACTGATGCCATCGACACCCGGTTAGCGTACTACGCGCTCGTCGCGGACTACGCCGAGGTCGCCGTCGCTCACATCGAGACGGGCACGCTCCGAAACGACTCACCCTGGGCGACCGTGGTCTCGTACTACCATGCCTCACAGGTTCTCCCCTTCACCTCGACCCGACGCACCTTCGATGAGATGCGTGAGGCCGGCGACCTCCGGCTCATCCGCGACCCCACCCTTCGCGCCGACCTCGGAGCCTATTACAA
Encoded here:
- a CDS encoding NAD(P)H-binding protein, with amino-acid sequence MPHQAAIILGASGSVGSALLDEVERSARFSPVIVVVRRPLGLPGNTKVEELIVPDMGPDTIIVSVVDALNRLPVEAVGFSVLGVGAGTAKLSLEQHRAIDVDLNAAFTRGLKESGKVRHLAFMSAVGADINARMTGSGAAGMSRYARVKAEAEAAVQRRGPDVVSIFRPSTILGSQHTPRLVSMAASLLAPLTPARFRPIRTTEIAQAMVACALNTPSESAVYHHPEMKALVV
- a CDS encoding UPF0175 family protein, whose product is MTVSIDIPDEAGVDEHFLKEALAASLYYTGKLSQKQARNVLGMTRRAFEEMLPRYGYSILVDSPSNLDIERGA